GCCAGGGGTACGAGGGCACGTCGGTACAGGATCTCGTGGCGGCCCTGGGCATCAACCGCTCCAGCATGTACGCGGCCTACGGCTCCAAGCACGACCTCTACCTCAAGGCCCTGGAGCGCTACAGCGCGGCCGAGGCCGCCAGGGCGCGGGACGATCTGGCGGGCACCGGACCGGCGCTGCCCGCCCTGCGGGCCTTCCTGCTCTCGTATGTGGAGGCCGCGCTCGCGGATCCCGAGGGCGCCGGGTGCATGGTCACCCACGGTGTGCTGGAACTCCTCCCCGGTGACCCGGAGGCCGCCGCCCGGCTGCGTGCCGCGCTCGGGTCGCTGGAGGAGGCCTTCTTCGCCCTGCTGCTGCGGGCCCGCACGAACGGGGAGCTGGCGCCCGGTACGGATGTACGGAGCGCGGCCCGCTTCCTGGTTACGTTCACCCAGGGGCTGCGGGTGATGGAGAAGGCCGCCGACCGGGCCTATCTGACGGCGGCGGTGGAGCAGGCGCTCCGGGCGGTGTCCCGGGAGGGGTGAGCGGCCGCCCGGAGGGCGTGGGCTTCGGGACCCGTGGGATTCAGGACCCGTGGGGTTCAGGGCCCGTGGGGTTCGGGGCCTGGGCCCGGGGTGGCTGCCCGTCCCGGTGCGCGTGGCCTGCCGAGCCACGTACCGGGACGGGACGGGTGAGCAGCCCGGCGCGCGCGAGGCGTTCAGCTCCCCTCCGGAGGGGGCGGCGGAGTCGGCGCCCCCGGTGGTGGCGCGATCTTCGCGTGGGTCCGGACCACCGCCGTGGCCGGGCCGGCCGGCGCGGGTGCCTGGCGCGGCAGCAGGGCGTCACGGCGGGCGCCCGGGTCCCAGCCGGTGTCCACGACGCGCTTCTGGAAGAGGA
This genomic stretch from Streptomyces nigrescens harbors:
- a CDS encoding TetR/AcrR family transcriptional regulator, with the translated sequence MARPKEFDPHAALGVAMETFRRQGYEGTSVQDLVAALGINRSSMYAAYGSKHDLYLKALERYSAAEAARARDDLAGTGPALPALRAFLLSYVEAALADPEGAGCMVTHGVLELLPGDPEAAARLRAALGSLEEAFFALLLRARTNGELAPGTDVRSAARFLVTFTQGLRVMEKAADRAYLTAAVEQALRAVSREG